GCTCTGTCAGAAGACGTCTATCCTCCTTTCTGAACCCAAAACATCTGTCAACTGGTTCCTAAACATCTGAAAGTCCTTTGTCAGTTCGATCTGCCACCTCTTTGTTACTTCTATTCCAGCCTCTCTTGTCCAGCTCAAACAACCAGCCATGGACCTATCTCTATTTTTACAATCAAAACTGAATGAATCCCCTCCATTTCATTCTTCTACCATTGCAGCTCTCCTCCAGCAGGATTGGTTTCCAGTTGGAAGACTCTATAAAGATCTAGACAATGCTTGTTTTGCTATTGTTGAGGCTTTCCTTTAGTCCTTAATTGTTAGCTACCTTGCACAAAGAAATCAAACTTTACCATATGCATGACCACATTAGTGGCAGGGAAAGGATCTCCCCAGCCATGTTCCTACAAGTCCAAATAGACCATAAAATAAGACAAACAACGCCTAAAAGTACTTTAAGTTCTTTAAATTTCCCCTAATATCCTTCATACAACTCTGGATCCATGCTTGAATTGAGTAGGCTGAATGAAATCAGTTCTAATGGACAGGtcatcaaaccaaacaaaaaaacaaagcctTTTAACAGTTCCAAACAAATAAAACCCCTTTGCATACTTTGACATAAAGCAAACATATTATATGGAAAGGACAAGAAGGAAATACATTTGAATTAGAATtctagtttatttattttgaactacCTGTCAATGTGTCATGCCCTTACTAATGTGCTTTGTACTTTTGGACTTCTAAATATGGACAACCAAAAAGCCTAATTCAGAATAGAATAAAAGAACATGGGCTAGAATAGTAATTCGATATACCTTTTGTAGTAAATGCTTCCAATTTTGAAGTTTActtgcattaaaaaaaaccaacaaagtGCTTTGTCTTGCAATTCTTTTTTTGTACATTTGAAACAAAGGAACCAAAATAGCATAAGAAGAAAAGAGTAGAAGATTCAGAGTTCACTGCATGTTATCGAAGCTAATGTTCATAAAGAACTTAGGGGCAAGGGTTGCTAGGGACCAAGAGTCTGTCAGGGAATCCATCCACCTGTCAAACACCAAGATTTTTGTAAACTATTGAATTTCCTTCACCACAGCCTCTCATTTGGCCAACTCTGCCACCGATTTGGAAATTCTTGTAATACTAACAAATAGAAATCTCAAAGCTTGAAGATGCTATGAAGGAAGAGTTGGACAAACTAGAAGATGCTATGTAATATCTAATAGGGAACATCCTGAaagctaaaatatatatatttttcatttagttgATATGTGCCATTCTCATGATCCCCATTTCTgatttttgcttcattttttttttttttttttaaattgatttattaaatacaaagacattcacattttattaaaaagaggTTGTCATTTCGACCATCCAAATAGTTTGAAGTTAGAGAATGGACATTATGTCAAGGATGCTTTCCTGGAGCTTCTAGATCAATAATAGATTCTTTTGCTAATCAGTTTTTATGTGAATAGCACTCATTTTAGAATGCTAAGAAAAGGTACAAAGTCACTTTTCTTGGTGTTAGGACTTAGGAGCTTCAATATCAACATTAAACTTTTGTTCATGTGTAATATGTATTTGGCTTGCTTGTATGcacaaaaaattaatggaaTTTAATCTTGAAAATCTATGACAATATCTACTAGAGGCAGTGTCATGTTTAATTTGTGAATATTcacaaaaagattaaaaaggaagaaaaagctCAGCTGAAACAACCAGCCATGGACATGCACCTTCtccattttttcaaaagaagctTGGATCCCCTGCATTTCCTTCTCTCTAAAGGTCTACACTTGCTTATCCTGCTACTGCCAAggtgtttctttgttttttgaacTATAAGTTACCCTGCACATTGAAATCAAACTTTTACAATATAAGACCATGTTAATGGTAGAAAAAGCTCTTTCTTCACAGTTGCCTTGTTCCTGCAGGTCTGGATATAccataaaataaaggaaaaggacAATGAGAAGTGCTTTAAGATCTCCAAAACTCCCTCCCTTCATCCAACTCTTCATCCATGCCTGAATCAGGTAAGGCAGAATGAAATCAGTTCTAATGTATAGATCAAACCAAAATAGATTTCActagaaaaaaaggaaaaaaaaatggtatttctATATCTTTGACTCAAATGACCAAGTCCTCAGATGACTTCTTAATTCTGCCCTcacaagaaaaaaattcaaaaaattctcCCAATTATGACAATTAGTTTAGATGGCAATTGTAACCTACATAATTGGTTCCAAAGCTTAGGGTCTTCACTTATGGTTGTGCAAGTAAAGATTAATAAAGGACCAGGTAGCTTGGTTTTGACAATTTCTAGTATGAAACAACCATTATCCTTTTTCAACCAAATAAGCCCTAGATTTGGAATGAGGCCTTATGAGCTTGTCAGCAACACAAACAGGAATTTGTTAAATTCTCTCAAAAATTCAGAATCTTTTTAAGAATTCCACCTGAAAGCATCTTTCACTAGCACATATGCCATAACATGCAGAGAACCTAAGCATTTTCAATTGAAATCCCTTTGCCTTTAGGGATATCCAATAAGTTAGGAACcctacatacacacacacacacactcacacacaggCTTTTCTATAAAGGTGTATTATCAATTTACTATGAAATGTATTTCATCAGGCTAAAATGGCAAAACAACAATGAAAATGTGACAAAACTTAAATTCTAGACATAATGcatcaacaacaataacaagTAGAGCAAGGTTTACAAATCTAAGCAAACTGCCTTCTCCAATTTTCAACCTTGTCTATGCAGTTGTTTGCCTGCGCGAGTCTAATTACTAAAAAGATAAACATGTGAAATGAGATAGACGGTTTGCCATGGTTACGATTTGAAATAAGTCtagaaaatttcaagaatatcaAGAGCCCAAAGCACAAAAGTCATATATGGTAAAAATTTCCGTATTTAACGAGCAATGTTATGTATAAAATGAGTTTAAACTATCAATATTACAAATCAACAGGGTAATGCAAGTGATAGGCTGATACCAACCATTCCATTCAAAATTGAcgttacatatttttattaaactcctgaatgtttgaaaaaaaaagaaatcagggggaaacaaagcaaagaaaagaacaaaaaatataattcacAAAAAGATAAGTCATGTTTATCACCCATGCCTCTCACAAGCATCAcaagtgatgatgagatgtaaGATGTTTTCTCAACCTTGCAAAACAGTGGAAGCACATGGCTAAGGCCACTTTGTAATATTAGTGTTCAATACCTTTTTTCCACTAGTGACATTGCTACctttttgaactttttcttCAATCGTAACTATTAATTCATGGTGCGTATCTCTTGCATCTTCATCTAATTTGTTGATTACAAATAGTGTCATTAATagctttccaaatttttttcctaaatcgCTATCATACATACATGGAATTCTACtttattctttttgaaaaaacctATCATGCAAACAAAATGAGGTTGTGCTTGTGGATTTCTAAAACAAGGATAGGAAAGGCAGTGAAGAGGGTGGGGAGGGATTTGGAGTTTGCACACTCTACAGATCAAAGTACTAGAATCCTTAGATTTAGAAGCAGAAGCaatattgagaaaaattatTGCCTATCAAACTCAGATACACTAGCGTCGTAGAAAAGACGAGACAGAAAGGTTGCCCCACCAAAGGTTCAGTAACGGTTAAACTGAGCTTTTGCAAAACATGTGTCATGCAGTTATGGAACATGTGACAATGTAAAAGGGAAGATATTTGGTGAAGCAATAGATGAACAATATGCGTGGGGGTACTGGGTTGGAAACGGCATAGCGAAGATTCCAAATTCTAGACATTATATCCATAAAGCCAAGATTTTGATCCTGCCGCCCATAGTTTGTGAGTTTCAATGCTTAATGAAAATTAGAACAATAAACCAGTATGTTTGGCAGCAAAAGCTTTGTAGTTTTGATGTTTACTCCTTTTTCGTCCTAGTCAAATTGCTAGGAGTCTCATTGACAACTCTAATCATGCATATGGTGGGCAATCCATTAATATTTGTACACATGAAAAAGATATTGTATAAACCAACAAAACTTGAATTAAGAAGAAAGACAGTGACTTACAGAGAAAAAAGTTGATTAACCTTCAATCACCTAGCTCTTCAGCACATTCCTCATACTCACTTGACTCCTCACTTGACTCTTCAGCCATAAAATCTGTGAGCCTTTCAATCCTTTCTGGGTGAGGTTCGTAATTAGAGCTTCCAGCCCCATCATACTCGTCACGGGTTTGCTGGGCTTCGTAACCTTCTGCTGCTGCCGCCATCGAATTGTCGAAAATAAGATATTTCATGTCTTTCTTGTATATCATTTGCAACCCGCATTTCTTTACCAACAATGGTTCTGATACCTTCCCACAGGAAATACCACGGGCTTTAATACTAATTCCAATTTGACTGAATCCATTTGCATCACAATACTGTACCAACAATGCTCTTATATTTATGTTTCTCTTCTCGTAGTATTGAGGAAGCAAATAAAGTAGCCAAGTGTGATCTAATAAAGGAACAATGTCGCCCATCTTCTCTAGTAACACACCTGTTCGAAATCCATTGACTATCAAGTAAAAGGCAAGTGAACTTTCTACGGCAATTTGGTGATGTGGATGAGAACAAAATACAACACAAACAGCAATCCCAATCCACTCATTACAAAAAAGAGAATTAGGTTCTTGTATACTAACTTCATCCCCACTTCTTTGATGCCTAAACCACTTTGGAATTTTACTTCCAGGGAAAACACTACCATATCTGTCGGTAATGTTATCAAACATACCATCACTTCCAGGGATAACACGCTCTGGGAATAGAAGGGAACTTGTTATCATTTCAAAAAGCAGCAATTCACAATCAATGAAGCCATCATTCTCAGCCAATGTACTGCAATTTGTAAAGAAGAGGTGTCTCCCTGATAAAGAATATGATGGAAATAGACCTGGTAACGTTTCCAATGAGGTACAACCCTTTCCCCAAATGGAATCAATATTTAATGGAAGCTTTGGCCATGATCGAAGACTTGTAAAATTGTTCACCTCCAACAAATATAGCCTAGATAGTTGAGTCATGTTTTCTGGAAGGTAACCAAAATTATTTCCATTTAGACATAATTTTTCTAAAGAGAATAAGCGACAAATATCATTGGGGATTGCATTGAGATTGCAATAACTTAGATTCAGACTGGTCAAAGAACACAAGCCCAATAAAGAAGTCGATAACAAGCCCATACGATTGGGACTTCTCGGCTTAAATCCACCCAAAGCTAGGTTTTTAAGAGTTTGAAAAAGAGCATTAGAATAAGGCACAAGTCCTGTGGCAGTTCCACTCACATCAACCTCCTCTACACTTTTCACAGTCACCAAATTTTCTAGTTTTGAGCATCCAGAAAGATTGAGAACTTTAAGCCACTTCATATTAAAAAAGGTACTAGGAAGAGACATGAGATTTTTGCAATCTTTTACATTCAATAAAGCAAGGCCAGTCAAATTCCCAATTGATGTAGGTAATTTTGTAATAGCAGTGCCATCTAAGTAAAGCCTTGATACACTTGTCATATTTTCTCCAAACTCTggaattcttaaaaaatttgagcAACTAGAAAGAATAAGGATCTCAAGAGACTCCATTTCCAACTTTCTTGGAAGACTTCTAAGGTTTTTGCAACCTTTTAGGTTAAGAAAAGTGAGTTTTTGATGAACTCCAATTGATGGGTGCAAGGAATGTAAACTTGTACAACCCTTAAGAACCAATTTCTCAAGATTTGGGATTTCATTGAAGTTAGGGGTTTCAATCAATTTTAGTGATTCCTTTAATTTGATGAACTTCAAACTATCAAAAGGCTGTAAAaagccaaaaaggaaaaaaaaaaaaaaaaaattagcttctaCAAAATCATAGGGTTTAATGaatcttaaaattaaagttgCATAAGGTACCTAAATTACCTTTTGTTGGAAACttgatggaaaatattttgaagggtATCCACTCCAATCAAGATAGCTCAAGGCATTAGGAAGATATTTGGGCTCACGCAAAAGGTGAACGTTATCAATTATGAGCAATTTAAGATCAAGAACCTTTGAAAAGCATTCCGGATTCCAATAtgcctctttttgtttttgcaacTTTAGGACCACACCTTGAATTGCTTTTGTTCCCTAGTAATCATGAAGAGAACATATTAGTGAATTGCAAAATGTAAGATTACAAAAGCTACTCtatgtttatattttgaataCGGGTAAAACTTAGGAGCAATACCTTAAGTGCAATTCATTAGGTTCtccaataaaattcaaactcatagtttaatttaatttaattgtctTTGAAAATGATAATATCGTATTTTATTGTTCAATCCAAGCAAATGAGTGAATTTGATTAGGGAAACTAATATATTGAACCtaaagtattatatatatatatatatatatgtgtgtgtgtgtgtgtgtgtgtgtgtgcgcgtaTCTTTTCACCTTGAATAATATAATAGGGTACATGCTCAAGTTTTCTAAATAACTGCTTACCATATTTTCTGTCAGTACATCATTAATGTCCTCAAAACTCCACAGTTTGCCACACTTTCCCGGCTCTTTAGGAAACTCTTCATAAACTATGTGCTTGCCCATTTCTTGaagcaaatcatgcatccacACGGTACAATCATTGAATTTAACAAGAGATTTATCAAAAAGAACCCCCAATCCAAGATCTGGAAAAAGGTCAAGATAATTTAGTATTTCTActacatcttttttcttttcatgattAAAGAAACAAGCAATATTTAGGAATATTTCCTTCTCTGTTTCATGTAGTGTGTCAAAACTTATTCTAAGTACTTGGAGAATATCTGTTTGAGGAAACCGTTTTAGTCTATTTAATGTACTTTTCCATTCATTGATTTTTCTACCAACCAAAAAAGAACCCAAAATCTCAATAGCTAAAGGAAGCCCACAAGCATAATTTACAAAGTCTTTGGACAACTTTAGATACTCTTCAGGAGGATGCTCTTTTTTAAATGCTTTCAAACTCAAAAGATGAAGAGATTCATATTCAGTCAATCCATTAGCCTCATATATTTCATTAACTCCAAGGGCCTTTAGCAAATGCTTATCTCTTGTTGTTATAATAACTCTACTTCCTAAACCAAACCAAGTATGATTCCCTGCTAACTTGTTTAATTGGTCTAATTGATCTACAtcatcaagaacaagaagaattcTTTTATGACGCAATCTATTCTCAATCACAAAAACTCCATCATTAACATCTTGTACACTgatattttcattcaaaatttgaagaataagTTGCTGTTGTAATTGTACTAAACCATCTCTTTCACAAACTCCCCTAACATTAGCAAGAAAACAACCACCTTCAAACTTATTTGAAAACATGCGAAAAACAACTCTTGCAAGAGTTGTTTTACCTATTCCTCCCATTCCCCAAATTCCTATAATGCGAACATCATTTGACCCTAAATCCAAACATGACTCCAATTTCTCCCTTCTAGAAATGATTCCTACTaggtttttagtattttctgAGAATGAATAACCTAATTTATGCCATAATTTTCCCACAATCTCTTGGATAATTTGTGACTCAGGCCTGCAATGAAGAAAGAACAATACATGATAAGTGTGAACcaaaataaatacattaaaaaattgagaaaatttaatattatattattttgattgaaaattaaTTGGGTCAAGGCAAACTTGCAAAAGCTACAAATATGTATTTAGGCCTACATAAGGTTCAAAAAACCACTATATATGAGGTGAGTGTTATGTGAtgatttgaaagaaagaaatgtcAAATTGGATTACCTATCTTGTACATGCCATCCTTTGAGATTGGCCACTTCTGTCAAAGCAGTTCTCCATGTTTGCACATTCTCTATGCAGTCCTTGAAACGTTCTTCATGTTTATCAAAGGCTTGTGCAAAAGTACCCTCTTGTTTTCGTACATTAGATGGATCCACgtaataaaaaattggtataACCGTCATTTTCATCTCTTTCATGCACTGAATGATCTTCACAAGTTCATCCAAACACCATGTAGAAGATGCATAGTTTCTAGAGAGAATAACAATTGCAAACCTTGATTCTTCTATTGCTTTCAAAAGCTCTGGTGCAATAGATTTTCCAGTTTCAAGTTTTTCCTCATCTCTAAATGGAGAAATGCCCTTTTGTTTTAAGGCAACATATAGATGGTCGGTAAAACTATTGCGCGTGTCCTCACCTCTAAAACTGAGAAAGACATCATATCTTTGTTGTGgtgttgaagaagaaaatgatgacGAAGATGGGGCAGTTTGAGTACTAATGGCAGACATTAGAAACTTATTGGCAAATCTTGATCtacaataaagattaaaaaaaaaaaaaaaggatattcaattaaatttaaaagagaaattaaaagggaaaacaaTGAGAAGAAGAGAACaattttatgtggaggaatacATCCTCTGTTTTCAGTCAAGCCAACaactctttatttcttttttaaacaaagtAGGCATGCAAGTGCCCTTTCCTTCCAGCTATCGACCTAGCAGACTTAAAATTATATAACTGTTTTTATCactacaaaattattattttatatatcaatCTTCTTGATTTTTATATTCAACATGAACCCTTCTCCATGTCAATACATGCACTCATTATATCTTCACACCATTgaccaatcacaactaaaatGAGGCATCCTTTTAGTTTTTCTGAAAAGAATTCTCCGTTTGTTTCAAATTCATGGTCCTTTGATAAGGTAGTCCTCTTTTTTAaagtcaataaataaaattcccaACATACCCTTTACTTTGCCTTTTCAATTAAAGACAATGcattattctctctaaaaacaaaaagacaatgCATTAAATaatgttcccttaaaaatttggattttcattTTAGGAACAATGATATAGAACGAAGGTAGTAGAAACTGGGAAAAATTTACAATGATTCCCTAACATGCCAAAAGTTAGCTGtcacataaaaataaacatattaagagaaaaaaggtttgtaattttatactATTTGGTATAGGAGGAGAATAAGTATGGACTCATTTTCACTATGTTGTTTGTAACATGAAAGTGGTCAAATAAGAAATAATAGTCACTAGAGACTAACCGTGAATGGATGACATTATCTCTTACTAAAAACATACCTATTCACCTGTATaacaaatatatgtataaacatCATGTAATTTCATTTAGTATTCTTTTGTCAGAGCTGATCTCACTTATATCTTAAGTGAAAATTTATTCATTGGCTTGTTAAATAGGATGATTTGGTATCTAGCAATGGAGGTTGAAGTATTataaagattataaaattaaagtattattattaaataaaatgtcaAACCAAATAATCTGTGTAAAAAGGTCAGAATAAAAGgagaaatttaaatataaaactaaaggGAGGAGTTTGATTAATAGTGAGGATTGTTGTTAGTATGCTATGCGACATGCAACTAATCTGAGTGAAGTCTTCCtatgtcataaaaaaaattaaaaaattaaaaaaaaaaaaaaaaaaaactaaagggaaaaaaatgcaaagaCCTATAAACAAGTTTTATGTTCTTCCACCTTTCCTCTGCTTTATCATCATCCATATGAAAATTGAACCCAAACTAAATACatttatagtaaaaataaataaataaataaactgagAATTCACAAGCATTGCATAAAAGAAGGGAGAGGACCTTGAGGATGTGGATCATGTTGTCAAGGAGAAGAGAGGCTCAAAGGCTTCGTTAGAAAAAAAAGTATGCTCAGTTTGAAGAAAACGATTTAGTGAGAGAAGCTCTCGTGAGGAGGAAAATTATGCTTGAATTGAGGAGAAGAGATCATAGTAGAAAAGTAGGTCTGAAATTATAGCAGAAGAGTAATGTAAAACTCGAGAACCTCCTGAAACAACACCAGATTCAATGTCCA
This genomic stretch from Quercus robur chromosome 4, dhQueRobu3.1, whole genome shotgun sequence harbors:
- the LOC126721261 gene encoding TMV resistance protein N-like produces the protein MAVGTLLNENVVSDGGTSQIYWNQLCPLRSLEVNRSRFANKFLMSAISTQTAPSSSSFSSSTPQQRYDVFLSFRGEDTRNSFTDHLYVALKQKGISPFRDEEKLETGKSIAPELLKAIEESRFAIVILSRNYASSTWCLDELVKIIQCMKEMKMTVIPIFYYVDPSNVRKQEGTFAQAFDKHEERFKDCIENVQTWRTALTEVANLKGWHVQDRPESQIIQEIVGKLWHKLGYSFSENTKNLVGIISRREKLESCLDLGSNDVRIIGIWGMGGIGKTTLARVVFRMFSNKFEGGCFLANVRGVCERDGLVQLQQQLILQILNENISVQDVNDGVFVIENRLRHKRILLVLDDVDQLDQLNKLAGNHTWFGLGSRVIITTRDKHLLKALGVNEIYEANGLTEYESLHLLSLKAFKKEHPPEEYLKLSKDFVNYACGLPLAIEILGSFLVGRKINEWKSTLNRLKRFPQTDILQVLRISFDTLHETEKEIFLNIACFFNHEKKKDVVEILNYLDLFPDLGLGVLFDKSLVKFNDCTVWMHDLLQEMGKHIVYEEFPKEPGKCGKLWSFEDINDVLTENMGTKAIQGVVLKLQKQKEAYWNPECFSKVLDLKLLIIDNVHLLREPKYLPNALSYLDWSGYPSKYFPSSFQQKPFDSLKFIKLKESLKLIETPNFNEIPNLEKLVLKGCTSLHSLHPSIGVHQKLTFLNLKGCKNLRSLPRKLEMESLEILILSSCSNFLRIPEFGENMTSVSRLYLDGTAITKLPTSIGNLTGLALLNVKDCKNLMSLPSTFFNMKWLKVLNLSGCSKLENLVTVKSVEEVDVSGTATGLVPYSNALFQTLKNLALGGFKPRSPNRMGLLSTSLLGLCSLTSLNLSYCNLNAIPNDICRLFSLEKLCLNGNNFGYLPENMTQLSRLYLLEVNNFTSLRSWPKLPLNIDSIWGKGCTSLETLPGLFPSYSLSGRHLFFTNCSTLAENDGFIDCELLLFEMITSSLLFPERVIPGSDGMFDNITDRYGSVFPGSKIPKWFRHQRSGDEVSIQEPNSLFCNEWIGIAVCVVFCSHPHHQIAVESSLAFYLIVNGFRTGVLLEKMGDIVPLLDHTWLLYLLPQYYEKRNINIRALLVQYCDANGFSQIGISIKARGISCGKT